One stretch of Arachis hypogaea cultivar Tifrunner chromosome 20, arahy.Tifrunner.gnm2.J5K5, whole genome shotgun sequence DNA includes these proteins:
- the LOC112782943 gene encoding F-box/LRR-repeat protein 15 isoform X2, with the protein MSSDDAVKPVPYARRRPTGEGSSSSGSSHRKRAKFLHNFNDVGEDGFDSSCEVEGEGECDESDVAKVEDQGVKMDLTEDLLHMVFSFLDPPNLCKAARVCTQWRTASAHEDFWRTLNFKDRYISLEEFEDMCRRYPRATAVSISGATISSLVMKAISSLRNLEVLTLGKGHIPDGFFHALEDCSMLKRLSINDATLGSGIQEISITHYRMCHLQITKCRVMRIAVRCPQLETMSLKRSNVAQAVLNCPLLHELDIGSCHKLPDSAIRSAATSCPQLVSLDVSNCSCVSDETLREVSFSCANLSFLDASYCPNVSLESVRLPMLTVLKLHSCEGITSSSMAAIAHSSLLEVLELDNCSLLTSVSLDLPLLRNIRLVHCRKLADLDLRTIMLSSMKLAIPKQDSLTTLALQCQSLQEVDLSECESLTNSVCDVFSNGGGCPMLKLLTLDNCENLTSIRFISTSLVSLSLGGCRAITNLELSCPKLEKVILDGCNHLERASFCPVGLLSLNLGICPKLNILSIEAPFMVSLELKGCGVLSEVFINCPLLTSLDASFCSELTDDCLSATTASCPLIESLILMSCRLIGSKGLDSLCSLPNLTVLDLSYTFLVDLQPVFEFCSQLEVLKLQACKSLSDTSLEPLYKGGALPALQELDLSHGTLCQSAIDELLVCCTNLRRVSLNGCENVHDLKWGCSHGQVDVSPALKIPYGVSSHENVLESSQESTCLLQNLNCVGCTNIIKVEIPSRAHCLNLLFLNLSLSRNLKEVNITCLNLCFLNLSNCSSLEILRLDCPRLISLFLQSCSIDGEAVEAAISKCNMLETLDVRFCQKISSTSVARFRTSCSSLKRIFSNLSN; encoded by the exons ATGTCGAGTGATGATGCCGTGAAACCCGTACCCTACGCTCGCCGGCGCCCCACCGGAGAAGGTAGCAGCAGCTCCGGTTCCTCTCACCGCAAGCGGGCCAAATTTCTCCATAATTTCAA TGACGTGGGGGAGGATGGATTTGATTCTAGCTGTGAGGTAGAGGGCGAAGGTGAATGTGATGAATCTGACGTAGCAAAAGTAGAAGATCAAGGGGTCAAAATGGATCTCACTGAGGATTTATTGCATATG GTTTTCTCATTTTTGGATCCTCCCAATCTATGCAAAGCTGCCAGGGTTTGTACGCAGTGGAGAACTGCTAGTGCTCATGAAGATTTCTGGAGGACTTTGAACTTCAAAGATCGTTACATTTCTCTGGAAGAAT TTGAGGACATGTGTAGGCGTTATCCTAGAGCCACAGCAGTGAGCATATCCGGTGCCACAATTTCCTCGCTTGTCATGAAGGCTATCTCTTCCCTGAG GAATCTTGAGGTTCTAACACTGGGAAAAGGACATATACCGGATGGTTTCTTCCATGCCTTGGAAGATTGCTCTATGTTGAAAAGACTGAGCATCAATGATGCTACACTTGGCAGCGGTATTCAGGAGATATCTATTACTCACTATAGGATGTGCCATCTTCAAATAACAAAATGCCGTGTGATGCGTATAGCAGTCAG ATGTCCACAGCTTGAAACCATGTCGTTGAAACGCAGTAATGTTGCACAGGCTGTGCTTAATTGCCCTCTTTTGCATGAACTTGACATAGGCTCTTGCCATAAACTTCCTGATTCTGCAATTCGCTCAGCTGCAACATCATGCCCCCAATTAGTTTCTTTGGATGTGTCTAATTGCTCATGTGTTAGTGATGAGACACTACGTGAAGTATCCTTCTCTTGTGCTAACCTTAGTTTCCTTGATGCCTCATACTGCCCAAATGTATCTCTTGAG TCTGTTAGACTTCCAATGTTGACAGTTCTTAAGCTTCACAGTTGTGAAGGCATCACCTCCTCTTCAATGGCTGCAATAGCTCATAGTAGTTTGTTGGAG GTTTTGGAGCTTGATAATTGTAGTCTACTGACTTCAGTATCTTTAGATCTTCCACTTTTGCGAAATATAAGATTGGTACACTGTCGCAA ATTAGCTGATTTGGACTTGAGGACTATAATGCTTTCTTCTATG AAATTAGCCATACCAAAGCAGGACAGCTTAACCACATTGGCTTTACAATGCCAATCCTTGCAAGAAGTAGATCTGTCTGAGTGCGAATCGTTGACAAACTCTGTATGTGATGTTTTCAGTAATGGAGGAGGATGCCCAATGTTGAAATTATTAACTCTTGATAATTGTGAG AATTTGACATCAATTCGATTTATCAGCACCTCTCTGGTCAGTCTCTCCCTTGGTGGTTGTCGAGCAATAACTAATCTTGAGTTATCTTGCCCAAAGCTTGAGAAAGTCATTTTGGATGGTTGTAATCATTTGGAAAGAGCATCATTCTGTCCT GTTGGTCTCCTGTCTCTTAATTTAGGAATATGTCCGAAACTGAACATACTCAGCATTGAAGCACCATTTATGGTTTCTCTCGAGTTGAAAGGATGTGGAGTACTGTCGGAAGTATTCATCAATTGTCCGCTCTTAACTTCTCTGGATGCTTCCTTTTGCAG CGAACTAACAGATGATTGCTTATCTGCCACCACTGCCTCATGCCCGTTAATTGAATCGTTAATATTAATGTCATGCCGATTGATTGGTTCGAAGGGACTTGATTCTCTGTGTTCACTTCCAAATTTGACGGTTCTTGACTTATCATACACTTTCTTGGTGGACTTGCagcctgtttttgagttttgttcaCAACTAGAG GTGCTAAAGTTGCAAGCATGCAAATCTCTTTCCGACACTTCACTGGAACCTCTTTACAAAGGAGGTGCTTTACCTGCACTACAGGAGTTGGACTTGTCCCATGGAACTCTCTGTCAGTCTGCCATAGATGAACTTCTTGTTTGCTGCACAAATCTCAGGCGTGTGAGCCTGAATGGCTGTGAGAATGTGCATGATTTGAAGTGGGGATGCAGTCATGGGCAGGTTGATGTGTCGCCTGCTCTGAAGATCCCATATGGTGTAAGTTCCCATGAGAATGTGTTGGAGTCAAGTCAGGAATCCACCTGCTTACTTCAGAACCTCAACTGTGTGGGATGTACAAATATTATAAAGGTTGAGATTCCATCAAGGGCACATTGTTTAAATCTATTATTCTTAAACCTTTCGCTATCAAGGAATTTGAAGGAGGTCAATATTACTTGTCTCAACCTATGCTTTCTTAATTTAAG CAACTGTTCTTCGTTGGAAATTCTAAGGCTAGATTGTCCAAGATTGATCAGCCTATTTCTTCAG tcTTGCAGTATTGATGGGGAAGCTGTTGAAGCTGCCATATCAAAATGCAATATGCTGGAGACTCTTGATGTTCGCTTTTGTCAAAAG ATAAGCTCAACAAGTGTCGCGAGATTCCGTACATCATGTTCTAGTTTGAAGCGGATATTCAGCAACTTGTCAAATTAA
- the LOC112782943 gene encoding F-box/LRR-repeat protein 15 isoform X1, translating into MSSDDAVKPVPYARRRPTGEGSSSSGSSHRKRAKFLHNFNDVGEDGFDSSCEVEGEGECDESDVAKVEDQGVKMDLTEDLLHMVFSFLDPPNLCKAARVCTQWRTASAHEDFWRTLNFKDRYISLEEFEDMCRRYPRATAVSISGATISSLVMKAISSLRNLEVLTLGKGHIPDGFFHALEDCSMLKRLSINDATLGSGIQEISITHYRMCHLQITKCRVMRIAVRCPQLETMSLKRSNVAQAVLNCPLLHELDIGSCHKLPDSAIRSAATSCPQLVSLDVSNCSCVSDETLREVSFSCANLSFLDASYCPNVSLESVRLPMLTVLKLHSCEGITSSSMAAIAHSSLLEVLELDNCSLLTSVSLDLPLLRNIRLVHCRKLADLDLRTIMLSSMVMSNCPALRQINITSNSLQKLAIPKQDSLTTLALQCQSLQEVDLSECESLTNSVCDVFSNGGGCPMLKLLTLDNCENLTSIRFISTSLVSLSLGGCRAITNLELSCPKLEKVILDGCNHLERASFCPVGLLSLNLGICPKLNILSIEAPFMVSLELKGCGVLSEVFINCPLLTSLDASFCSELTDDCLSATTASCPLIESLILMSCRLIGSKGLDSLCSLPNLTVLDLSYTFLVDLQPVFEFCSQLEVLKLQACKSLSDTSLEPLYKGGALPALQELDLSHGTLCQSAIDELLVCCTNLRRVSLNGCENVHDLKWGCSHGQVDVSPALKIPYGVSSHENVLESSQESTCLLQNLNCVGCTNIIKVEIPSRAHCLNLLFLNLSLSRNLKEVNITCLNLCFLNLSNCSSLEILRLDCPRLISLFLQSCSIDGEAVEAAISKCNMLETLDVRFCQKISSTSVARFRTSCSSLKRIFSNLSN; encoded by the exons ATGTCGAGTGATGATGCCGTGAAACCCGTACCCTACGCTCGCCGGCGCCCCACCGGAGAAGGTAGCAGCAGCTCCGGTTCCTCTCACCGCAAGCGGGCCAAATTTCTCCATAATTTCAA TGACGTGGGGGAGGATGGATTTGATTCTAGCTGTGAGGTAGAGGGCGAAGGTGAATGTGATGAATCTGACGTAGCAAAAGTAGAAGATCAAGGGGTCAAAATGGATCTCACTGAGGATTTATTGCATATG GTTTTCTCATTTTTGGATCCTCCCAATCTATGCAAAGCTGCCAGGGTTTGTACGCAGTGGAGAACTGCTAGTGCTCATGAAGATTTCTGGAGGACTTTGAACTTCAAAGATCGTTACATTTCTCTGGAAGAAT TTGAGGACATGTGTAGGCGTTATCCTAGAGCCACAGCAGTGAGCATATCCGGTGCCACAATTTCCTCGCTTGTCATGAAGGCTATCTCTTCCCTGAG GAATCTTGAGGTTCTAACACTGGGAAAAGGACATATACCGGATGGTTTCTTCCATGCCTTGGAAGATTGCTCTATGTTGAAAAGACTGAGCATCAATGATGCTACACTTGGCAGCGGTATTCAGGAGATATCTATTACTCACTATAGGATGTGCCATCTTCAAATAACAAAATGCCGTGTGATGCGTATAGCAGTCAG ATGTCCACAGCTTGAAACCATGTCGTTGAAACGCAGTAATGTTGCACAGGCTGTGCTTAATTGCCCTCTTTTGCATGAACTTGACATAGGCTCTTGCCATAAACTTCCTGATTCTGCAATTCGCTCAGCTGCAACATCATGCCCCCAATTAGTTTCTTTGGATGTGTCTAATTGCTCATGTGTTAGTGATGAGACACTACGTGAAGTATCCTTCTCTTGTGCTAACCTTAGTTTCCTTGATGCCTCATACTGCCCAAATGTATCTCTTGAG TCTGTTAGACTTCCAATGTTGACAGTTCTTAAGCTTCACAGTTGTGAAGGCATCACCTCCTCTTCAATGGCTGCAATAGCTCATAGTAGTTTGTTGGAG GTTTTGGAGCTTGATAATTGTAGTCTACTGACTTCAGTATCTTTAGATCTTCCACTTTTGCGAAATATAAGATTGGTACACTGTCGCAA ATTAGCTGATTTGGACTTGAGGACTATAATGCTTTCTTCTATGGTGATGTCCAACTGCCCTGCACTCCGCCAAATCAATATCACTTCAAATTCACTTCAA AAATTAGCCATACCAAAGCAGGACAGCTTAACCACATTGGCTTTACAATGCCAATCCTTGCAAGAAGTAGATCTGTCTGAGTGCGAATCGTTGACAAACTCTGTATGTGATGTTTTCAGTAATGGAGGAGGATGCCCAATGTTGAAATTATTAACTCTTGATAATTGTGAG AATTTGACATCAATTCGATTTATCAGCACCTCTCTGGTCAGTCTCTCCCTTGGTGGTTGTCGAGCAATAACTAATCTTGAGTTATCTTGCCCAAAGCTTGAGAAAGTCATTTTGGATGGTTGTAATCATTTGGAAAGAGCATCATTCTGTCCT GTTGGTCTCCTGTCTCTTAATTTAGGAATATGTCCGAAACTGAACATACTCAGCATTGAAGCACCATTTATGGTTTCTCTCGAGTTGAAAGGATGTGGAGTACTGTCGGAAGTATTCATCAATTGTCCGCTCTTAACTTCTCTGGATGCTTCCTTTTGCAG CGAACTAACAGATGATTGCTTATCTGCCACCACTGCCTCATGCCCGTTAATTGAATCGTTAATATTAATGTCATGCCGATTGATTGGTTCGAAGGGACTTGATTCTCTGTGTTCACTTCCAAATTTGACGGTTCTTGACTTATCATACACTTTCTTGGTGGACTTGCagcctgtttttgagttttgttcaCAACTAGAG GTGCTAAAGTTGCAAGCATGCAAATCTCTTTCCGACACTTCACTGGAACCTCTTTACAAAGGAGGTGCTTTACCTGCACTACAGGAGTTGGACTTGTCCCATGGAACTCTCTGTCAGTCTGCCATAGATGAACTTCTTGTTTGCTGCACAAATCTCAGGCGTGTGAGCCTGAATGGCTGTGAGAATGTGCATGATTTGAAGTGGGGATGCAGTCATGGGCAGGTTGATGTGTCGCCTGCTCTGAAGATCCCATATGGTGTAAGTTCCCATGAGAATGTGTTGGAGTCAAGTCAGGAATCCACCTGCTTACTTCAGAACCTCAACTGTGTGGGATGTACAAATATTATAAAGGTTGAGATTCCATCAAGGGCACATTGTTTAAATCTATTATTCTTAAACCTTTCGCTATCAAGGAATTTGAAGGAGGTCAATATTACTTGTCTCAACCTATGCTTTCTTAATTTAAG CAACTGTTCTTCGTTGGAAATTCTAAGGCTAGATTGTCCAAGATTGATCAGCCTATTTCTTCAG tcTTGCAGTATTGATGGGGAAGCTGTTGAAGCTGCCATATCAAAATGCAATATGCTGGAGACTCTTGATGTTCGCTTTTGTCAAAAG ATAAGCTCAACAAGTGTCGCGAGATTCCGTACATCATGTTCTAGTTTGAAGCGGATATTCAGCAACTTGTCAAATTAA